Proteins encoded in a region of the Phalacrocorax carbo chromosome 15, bPhaCar2.1, whole genome shotgun sequence genome:
- the ANAPC5 gene encoding anaphase-promoting complex subunit 5 — MASVHESLYFNPMMTNGVVHANVFGIKDWVTPYKMALLVLLSELGRAGAQLGLLERRRLNRLLLPLLQGPDMPLSRLRKAIEESCPHLAGSVHIRLKLMAEGELKDMEQFFDDLSDSFTGTEPEVHKTSVVGLFLRHMILAYNKLSFSQVYKLYTALQQYFQNDEKKNGIDENDMELTNTEELEGKMEKEELDVPLREEEISCSGPLSQKQAEYFLSQQASLLKNDETKALTPSSLQKELNNLLKFNPDFAEAHYLSYLNSLRVQDVFSSTHSLLHYFDRLILTGAESKSNGDEGYGRSLRYAALNLAALHCRFGHYQQAELALQEAIRIAQESNDHVCLQHCLSWLYILEQKIFDSCVLLEHSVNKSLHFGLPYLASLGIQSLVQQRAFAGKAANKLMDALKDSDLLHWKHSLSELIDISIAQKTAIWRLYGRSTMALQQAQTLLSMNSLEAVNVGVQQNNTESFAVVLCHLAELHAEQGYFAAASEILKHLKERFPPNSQHAQLWMLFDQKIQFERAMNDGRYHIADSLVAGITALNSIEGVYRKAIVLKAQNQMSEAHKLLQKLLIHCQKIKNTEMVISVLLSIAELYWRSSCHTIALPVLLQALALSREYSLQYLASETLLNLAFSQLILGIPEQALNILHMAIEPVLAHGAVLDKGCAMFLVAKCQVASAASYTPEKKIEALESAILNLNEAKTYFAKVDCKEQLRDVLYFQARLFHTLGKTQERNKCAMLFRQLHQELPAHGVPLINAFK; from the exons ATGGCGAGCGTGCACGAGAGCCTCTACTTCAACCCGATGATGACGAACGGCGTGGTGCATGCCAACGTCTTCGGCATCAAGGACTGGGTCACCCCATACAAGATGGCGTTGCTGGTGCTCCTGAGCGAACTGGGCCGCGCGGGCGCGCAGCTCGGCCTGCTGGAGCGGCGGCGGCTCAaccggctgctgctgccgctgctgcag GGCCCTGACATGCCGCTGTCGCGACTGCGCAAGGCCATCGAGGAGTCCTGCCCGCACCTGGCCGGCTCCGTGCACATCAG GTTAAAACTCATGGCAGAAGGAGAATTGAAAGATATGGAACAGTTTTTTGATGACCTTTCAGATTCATTTACAGGGACAGAGCCAGAAGTTCATAAAACAAGTGTAGTAG gtCTGTTTCTCCGCCATATGATCTTGGCATACAATAAGCTTTCTTTTAGCCAGGTCTATAAACTTTACACTGCACTTCAGCAGTACTTTCaaaatgatgagaaaaaaaatggaattgaTGAAAATGATATGGAACTGACAAATacagaggagctggaggggaaaatggagaaagaagaaCTTGATGTGCCTCTAAG GGAAGAAGAGATATCTTGCAGTGGACCTCTTTCCCAGAAACAAGcagagtattttctttctcagcag GCTTCCTTATTGAAGAATGATGAAACAAAGGCTCTTACTCCATCATCTTTACAAAAAGAATTGAACAACTTGTTAAAATTTAATCCAGACTTTGCTGAAGCA CATTATTTAAGCTACTTAAATAGTCTCAGAGTGCAAGATGTCTTCAGTTCAACGCACAGCCTCCTTCATTATTTTGACCGTTTAATTCTCACtggagcagaaagcaaaagcaatggGGATGAAGGTTATGGCCGGAGTCTGAGATACGCGGCTCTCAATCTAGCTGCACTGCACTGTCGGTTCGGCCATTA CCAACAGGCTGAACTTGCACTTCAGGAAGCCATCCGAATTGCACAGGAGTCTAATGACCATGTTTGCTTGCAGCACTGCCTG aGCTGGTTGTACATCTTGGAGCAGAAGATATTCGATAGCTGTGTTCTGCTGGAGCACTCTGTAAACAAATCTTTACATTTTGGTTTGCCG taCCTTGCTTCCCTGGGAATACAGTCCTTGGTTCAGCAAAGAGCTTTTGCAGGAAAAGCTGCCAACAAACTAATGGATGCCTTAAAAGATTCTGATCTGTTGCACTGGAAACACAGTTTGTCAGAGCTTATTGATATTAGTATAGCACAGAAGACTGCCATTTGGAGATTATACGGCCGcag CACCATGGCACTTCAACAAGCCCAAACATTGCTGAGCATGAACAGTCTGGAGGCTGTGAACGTGGGCGTTCAGCAGAATAACACAGAGTCCTTTGCTGTAGTATTGTGTCACCTGGCTGAGCTACATGCAGAGCAG GGATACTTtgcagctgcttctgaaatactgaaacacCTAAAGGAAAGATTCCCTCCCAATAGTCAGCATGCACAG CTTTGGATGCTGTTTGatcagaaaatacagtttgagAGAGCCATGAATGATGGCAGATATCATATAGCAGATTCTCTTGTAGCAGGAATTACAGCACTTAATAGCATTGAAGGCGTGTACAG AAAAGCCATTGTATTGAAAGCCCAAAATCAAATGTCAGAGGCACACAAACTTTTGCAGAAATTGTTGATCCACTGCCAGAAAATCAAGAACACCGAGATGGTGATTAG CGTACTGCTGTCAATAGCAGAGCTCTACTGGAGATCTTCGTGTCATACCATAGCGttgcctgtcctgctgcaggCTCTTGCCCTCTCTCGAGAATATAGCCTACAGTACTTGGCTTCTGAAACTCTGCTGAACTTGGCTTTCTCCCAG CTGATCCTTGGCATTCCTGAACAAGCCCTGAATATTCTGCACATGGCCATAGAACCTGTCTTGGCCCACGGAGCTGTCCTGGACAAAGGCTGTGCCATGTTCTTGGTGGCCAAATGTCAGGTGGCTTCTGCAGCTTCCTACACTCCAGAAAAGAAGATTGAAG cattGGAATCTGCTATCTTGAATCTAAATGAAGCCAAGACTTACTTCGCCAAAGTGGACTGCAAGGAGCAGCTCAGGGACGTTCTCTACTTCCAAGCCCGGCTGTTCCACACCCTCGGCAAGACCCAGGAAAGGAACAAATGTGCCATGTTGTTCCGTCAGTTGCACCAGGAACTGCCGGCACATGGAGTCCCCTTAATCAATGCCTTCAAGTGA